ATAGGGACGATGATGAAGGCGAGCGTGAGGCCGGCGGCCAGCGACGCGGAGCCTGCGCGGGGTTCGAGCCGGCGGGCTATGGGGCGGGCGACATAATACGTAAAGAGGCCGAAGACGAGCCAGCCGAGGTAGCTGAGTCCGACCCACGCGAGCGTCACGAAGACGGCGAGGCCGACGAACCACCACGCGAGCCCCGGCTCGCCGAGTCGCACAGGCCCGGAGCCGCTGTCGCTGTCGTCCATGCGGGAGATAGGCGCCCATAGTAGTTAATATTGTGTCACTTCTTGCCGGCGGTGCGTCTCGGCTGCTTCCTGTCGGATTCTGCGGTGAGTCCAAGCGTGAGAGTGGTAGCACGGGCCTACCGCGGTGCCTGTCGGGTCGTGAACAGGACGAAGTTCTTTTATTTGCAGACGTAGCCTTCGGAACATGGACAGTCGCCGACGCTCGTTTCTCGCGGCCGCCGGTAGCGTCGTTACGGGGCTGTTCGCCGGCTGTCCGGGGTTTCTCGGATCCGGGGAGGGGGAGAACGGGCGGAACGTCACCGGACGAAGGGTGGTGGACGCCGGCGTCGAGGTCCCGACCGCGGTCGAGAGCTCGTATCCGCAGTACCAGTACGACGCCGCGAACACCGGGACCGTCCCCGACGTGGCCGGGCCGACAGGGGCCATCACGTCGCTGTTCGAGTTCGGGCAGAACAGGTTCACGCCCGGCCACCGGATAGGGTCGCCGTCGCTGCACGACGGGCGGCTCTACCTGACCGAAGGGAGCCTCGACGCGAACGGCGACGCACGGACGTTCGTCTACGCGGTGGACCCCGTCGACGGGACCAGCCAGTGGACGACGATGTACGGCGGCACGAACGACGCCGGCCCGACCGCCGTGACCGATGAGGCGGTCCTCGCCACTGTCGGCAGTAGCGTCGTCGGACTCGACCCGACGACCGGCGTCGAGCAGTGGTCGTTCGACCGCCTACTCGCCTCGGGAATCACCGTCGACGGCGACACCGTCTACCTCGTCGGCACCCGAGGCGAGACGGCCGGCCTGTACGCGCTGTCGGCGAGCGACGGCTCGGTGCGCTGGGCGACCGACGTCGACGCCGGGTCGGACCCGGTGACGCCGGCCGTCGGCGGCGACACCGTCTACACTGGCGGGAACACGGTCCAGGCGTTCGACGCGAACACCGGGGCAGAGCGCTGGAGTGCCGACTACAGCGCCACGGCACCGACGACAGTCGCCGGCGACCGGGTAATCGTGGGCTCCGGGACGGTCGTCCGCGTGTTCGACCCGGCGGACGGCACCGAACTGTGGAGCAACGACGTCGAGACGTACGGCAACCTCGCCTCGCCG
The Halomicroarcula saliterrae genome window above contains:
- a CDS encoding PQQ-binding-like beta-propeller repeat protein; the protein is MDSRRRSFLAAAGSVVTGLFAGCPGFLGSGEGENGRNVTGRRVVDAGVEVPTAVESSYPQYQYDAANTGTVPDVAGPTGAITSLFEFGQNRFTPGHRIGSPSLHDGRLYLTEGSLDANGDARTFVYAVDPVDGTSQWTTMYGGTNDAGPTAVTDEAVLATVGSSVVGLDPTTGVEQWSFDRLLASGITVDGDTVYLVGTRGETAGLYALSASDGSVRWATDVDAGSDPVTPAVGGDTVYTGGNTVQAFDANTGAERWSADYSATAPTTVAGDRVIVGSGTVVRVFDPADGTELWSNDVETYGNLASPAVTDPPAVTDDTVYAVADRGLSAFSLTGGQHRFTVETGINGTPVVADGFLYMFGRGQLSCRSAADGATEWTYGTQQQVSPNGAAPVIADSVAYFPAEKLYAIAG